From Erigeron canadensis isolate Cc75 chromosome 8, C_canadensis_v1, whole genome shotgun sequence, one genomic window encodes:
- the LOC122579167 gene encoding triadin-like, with product MQPAAAAMNRFKETLIQFAHSNPNLFPQNSTTDYPTLINQQFSEFFTDFHTPNHPPYAAMINRAIQELNETGGSSEESISKYIQEEYVDLPWAHSALLKHHLEKLCDLKEICMTRKKRYLLVDADSDLVSATTPEKQLQTLETGKKSSQSGKKQKNRQDLKLGKTSSGNDKKGKKQKSRLDSESAKISSNKHHEKNKKKGKLKHITEVCQKEDQAIQVLDEVADEQEKHDVCIDQEMEEDGVCANATEQNETEKMLLIKHSDVTGSEDQSVDLSNDKEQIGTCGTKKRKNKKQKQQIMPTRSSKRSNKNEETQLLVLSEANLKLDKEITDAASQEQKQIIEVMTSDTQIQEENKDVEVCQKEDQAIQALDEVADEQEKHDVCIDQELGDGGVCANTTEQNQTEKILLIKHSDVTGSEDQSVELSNDKEKIGTKKRKNKKQKIMPTRSSKRSKKNKETQLLVLSEANLKLDKEITDAASQEQKRMIEVKTSDTQVQEENKDVEMALEVHSDNSGCKYMSDQTSIGVQTSDTQIQEENKDVEIALELHSDNIGCINSKDIHMEQSPPILELEESPNSNHMLQQEGKKNWTRSLLKSVLKRDVVAGLELTGSPGNANMPKGKLDIVEHLSEEKQLVPSAVSTIMNNQRSKLRSSKKSTVMESLDTEVEPQQKSRSPSLEKPVVELVKPAQVQEAGNTQQDQQPDELKELKPKTKGRGRPPKKSRQAFKKVRVGNRSAKPKRNEDKVTRKYESTNKKDKPKKNALASIRYPVRAARRR from the exons ATGcaaccagcagcagcagcaatgAACAGATTTAAAGAGACCCTAATTCAATTTGCACAttcaaaccctaatttattCCCCCAAAATTCTACTACTGATTACCCTACCTTAATTAACCAACAATTTTCAGAATTCTTTACTGATTTTCATACTCCTAATCACCCTCCTTATGCTGCT ATGATTAATAGGGCGATTCAAGAGTTGAACGAGACAGGTGGTTCTAGTGAGGAGTCAATATCCAAGTACATACAAGAGGAGTATGTTGATTTGCCTTGGGCCCATTCGGCGTTGCTGAAACATCACCTCGAGAAGCTTTGTGATCTTAAAGAGATTTGTATGACTCGCAAAAAACGCTATTTGCTTGTTGATGCAGATTCTGACCTAGTCTCTGCAACTACACCTGAGAAGCAGCTGCAAACCTTAGAAACAGGGAAGAAAAGCAGCCAGTCCGGTAAGAAGCAGAAGAATAGGCAGGATCTGAAGTTGGGAAAGACAAGCAGTGGGAATGATAAGAAAGGTAAGAAACAAAAGAGTAGGCTGGATTCGGAGTCGGCAAAGATAAGCAGTAATAAGCACcatgaaaaaaataagaaaaagggaAAATTGAAACATATAACTGAAGTCTGTCAAAAAGAAGATCAAGCTATTCAAGTGTTGGATGAGGTGGCTGATGAACAAGAAAAACATGATGTGTGTATAGATCAAGAGATGGAGGAGGATGGAGTTTGTGCAAATGCAACGGAACAAAATGAAACAGAAAAAATGTTGTTGATTAAACATTCCGACGTCACTGGCAGTGAAGATCAATCTGTAGATCTATCTAACGATAAGGAGCAAATAGGAACATGCGGAACAAAGAAGAGGAAGAATAAGAAGCAGAAGCAGCAGATAATGCCAACAAGGAGTAGTAAGCGCAGCAATAAAAACGAGGAGACTCAACTTCTAGTGTTGAGTGAGGCGAACCTGAAATTAGATAAAGAAATCACTGATGCTGCATCACAGGAGCAGAAGCAGATAATAGAAGTTATGACAAGTGATACACAAATTCAAGAAGAAAATAAGGATGTTGAAGTCTGTCAAAAAGAAGATCAGGCTATTCAAGCCTTGGATGAGGTGGCTGATGAACAAGAAAAACATGATGTGTGTATAGATCAAGAGTTGGGGGACGGTGGAGTTTGTGCAAATACAACAGAACAAAACCAAACAGAAAAAATATTGTTGATTAAACATTCTGATGTCACTGGCAGTGAAGATCAATCTGTAGAGCTATCTAACGATAAGGAGAAAATAGGAACAAAGAAGAGGAAGAATAAGAAGCAGAAGATAATGCCAACAAGGAGTAGTAAGCGCAGCAAGAAAAACAAGGAGACTCAACTTCTAGTGTTGAGTGAGGCGAACTTGAAATTAGATAAAGAAATCACTGATGCTGCATCACAAGAGCAGAAACGGATGATAGAAGTTAAGACAAGTGATACACAAGTTCAAGAAGAAAATAAGGATGTTGAAATGGCTCTAGAAGTGCACTCTGATAATTCTGGTTGCAAATATATGTCTGATCAAACAAGTATAGGTGTACAAACAAGTGATACACAAATTCAAGAAGAAAATAAGGATGTTGAAATAGCTCTAGAATTGCACTCTGATAATATTGGTTGCATTAATTCGAAGGACATTCATATGGAGCAGAGCCCTCCTATTCTGGAACTGGAAGAATCTCCTAATTCCAATCACATGTTACAACAAGAGGGGAAAAAGAATTGGACAAGATCGCTATTAAAGTCGGTGTTAAAGAGAGATGTGGTAGCAGGCTTAGAGTTAACCGGGTCTCCCGGTAATGCAAATATGCCAAAGGGTAAGCTTGACATTGTTGAGCATTTGTCTGAAGAAAAACAACTGGTACCAAGTGCAGTATCTACTATAATGAACAATCAGCGATCAAAACTAAGAAGCTCGAAGAAAAGCACAGTAATGGAATCTCTTGACACAGAAGTGGAACCGCAACAGAAATCAAGAAGTCCAAGTTTGGAGAAGCCAGTGGTAGAACTTGTTAAACCAGCACAAGTGCAGGAGGCAGGTAATACTCAACAAGATCAGCAACCAGATGAGCTGAAGGAGCTCAAACCGAAGACAAAGGGTCGTGGTAGACCTCCTAAGAAAAGTCGGCAGGCATTTAAGAAGGTCAGAGTTGGAAATAGGAGTGCTAAGCCTAAACGAAATGAGGATAAGGTTACCAGAAAATATGAATCAACAAATAAAAaggataaaccaaagaaaaatgCCTTGGCAAGTATAAGATATCCAGTAAGAGCAGCAAGAAGAAGATAA
- the LOC122610817 gene encoding MLP-like protein 34 — protein MSLTGKRVAQIKIKAKGDVFQNCKTHDGETGTVGCVLHWNYFHDGKNCVAKTLILDIDEEKKLTSFKIVEGDFLELYKNFLIYHMDRRV, from the exons ATGTCATTGACAGGCAAAAGAGTTGCTCAGATTAAGATCAAGGCGAAAGGTGATGTTTTTCAAAACTGTAAAACACACGATGGTGAAACTGGAACTGTGGGTTGTGTCCTTCACTGGAACTACTTTCATG ATGGAAAAAACTGTGTGGCAAAAACGCTAATCCTTGACATCGACGAGGAGAAGAAGTTAACCAGCTTTAAGATCGTTGAAGGCGATTTCCTAGAGTTGTATAAAAACTTTCTCATATATCACATGGACCGTCGAGTATGA
- the LOC122579317 gene encoding serine carboxypeptidase-like 50 has product MTNQSQHKSHLSCKMKSTPFTVFLILTVIFHHNPPSSATKLPKQSLPTKSGYLTVNSTTKSAIFYTFYESQNPNKTSLSQTPLVIWLQGGPGCSSMTGNFYELGPWRVTPSKKHNIILESNPGSWNRIFGLLFLDNPIGTGFSIASSPNEIPTDQHGVAKHLFIAIRKFVALDPLFQSRPVYITGESYAGKYVPAIGYYILKRNRFLPELKRVNLYGLAIGNGLTDPGIQVGTHALHNYNLGLINEKQKTEMEKLQDKAIKLTNLGNWSEATDARNKVLNYLQNVAGLATLYDFRRQTPYHSDWVEEYLKDPEVKKALGVNETMVFEGCSDVVGAALHADVMKSVRYMVEYVVKETKVLLYQGQCDLRDGVVSVESWVRKMNWDGIKKFLDAERKVWKVNGLLAGYVQKHDKLSHVVVLGAGHFVPTDQGVNSQAMIEDWVLDQGLFAKMRAQDPPEVVDV; this is encoded by the coding sequence ATGACGAATCAATCACAACACAAGTCACACCTCTCTTGTAAAATGAAGTCAACACCATTCACCGTCTTCCTCATTCTCACCGTCATCTTCCACCACAATCCACCCTCCTCCGCCACTAAACTCCCTAAACAATCACTCCCCACAAAATCCGGCTACCTGACAGTCAACTCCACCACTAAGTCCGCCATCTTTTACACCTTCTATGAATCCCAAAACCCCAACAAAACCTCTCTTTCTCAAACCCCACTTGTCATTTGGCTACAAGGAGGACCAGGCTGCTCTTCCATGACCGGAAACTTTTACGAACTCGGCCCGTGGCGAGTTACGCCTTCTAAGAAACACAACATTATACTGGAATCCAACCCAGGTTCTTGGAACAGGATATTTGGGCTTCTGTTTCTTGATAACCCAATTGGGACAGGTTTTAGTATCGCTTCGAGCCCAAATGAAATCCCAACAGACCAACATGGTGTTGCAAAACATCTTTTTATTGCTATAAGAAAGTTTGTTGCTTTAGACCCATTGTTTCAGTCACGTCCTGTTTATATTACTGGTGAAAGTTATGCTGGTAAATATGTGCCAGCTATTGGGTACTATATTTTGAAAAGAAACCGGTTTTTGCCCGAGTTGAAACGGGTTAATTTATATGGGTTAGCTATTGGAAATGGGCTGACTGACCCGGGGATTCAAGTGGGTACTCATGCTTTGCATAATTATaaccttgggttgattaatgaGAAACAAAAAACAGAAATGGAGAAGCTGCAAGATAAGGCTATTAAGTTAACGAATTTGGGTAATTGGAGTGAAGCTACTGATGCAAGAAACAAGGTGTTGAATTATTTGCAAAATGTGGCGGGTTTAGCTACTTTGTATGATTTTAGGAGGCAGACGCCGTATCATTCTGATTGGGTTGAAGAGTATTTGAAGGATCCTGAAGTTAAAAAGGCTTTGGGAGTGAACGAAACGATGGTTTTTGAAGGGTGTAGTGATGTGGTTGGGGCTGCATTACATGCTGATGTGATGAAAAGTGTTAGATATATGGTGGAGTATGTCGTGAAGGAGACGAAGGTGTTGTTGTATCAAGGGCAGTGTGATTTGAGAGACGGGGTTGTGTCCGTTGAATCTTGGGTTAGGAAGATGAATTGGGACGGAATTAAGAAGTTTTTGGACGCTGAAAGGAAGGTTTGGAAAGTGAATGGTTTGCTTGCAGGGTATGTGCAGAAACACGATAAGTTGAGCCATGTTGTGGTGTTAGGGGCTGGGCATTTTGTGCCTACTGACCAAGGTGTGAATTCACAAGCTATGATTGAGGATTGGGTTCTTGATCAGGGCTTATTTGCTAAAATGCGTGCTCAAGATCCACCCGAAGTGGTAGATGTTtga
- the LOC122580570 gene encoding kirola-like, giving the protein MTLSGKRVVQIEIKSKGDVFHELWKANPHQVPSLTPTTIQNCQTHEGEVGTVGSILIWNYFHDGKDSVAKTLIEDIKEEKKSVTFKILEGDLLELYKTIVIHVHVDTCGINHLVTWTIEYEKLAPNVPDPDTLMDFYRKITKDIETHHLGQK; this is encoded by the exons ATGACATTGAGTGGTAAAAGAGTTGTTCAGATTGAGATCAAGTCCAAGGGTGATGTTTTTCACGAGCTATGGAAGGCAAATCCACACCAAGTTCCGAGCTTGACACCAACCACCATCCAAAATTGTCAAACCCATGAGGGTGAAGTTGGAACCGTGGGCTCTATTCTTATCTGGAACTATTTTCAtg ATGGAAAAGACAGCGTTGCAAAAACATTGATTGAAGACATCAAAGAGGAGAAAAAGTCAGTGACCTTTAAGATACTAGAAGGTGATCTGCTGGAACTATACAAGACCATTGTTATACATGTTCATGTAGACACATGTGGTATAAACCATCTTGTGACATGGACAATCGAGTATGAGAAACTGGCACCTAATGTTCCTGATCCAGATACACTCATGGACTTTTACAGGAAAATCACTAAAGACATAGAAACTCACCATCTTGGTCAAAAATAA
- the LOC122579316 gene encoding mitogen-activated protein kinase 9-like isoform X1 gives MMEISESDTMLGKEFFTEYGEASLYEIQEVVGKGSYGVVAAAVDTHTGEKVAIKKINDVFEHVSDATRILREIKLLRLLKHPDIVEIKHIMLPPCRREFKDIYVVFELMESDLDEVIKVNDDLTPEHHQFFIYQLLRALKYIHTAHVFHRDLKPKNILANADCKLKICDFGLARASFDDTPSAIFWTDYVATRWYRAPELCGSFFSKYTPAIDIWSIGCIFAEMLTGKPLFPGRNVVHQLDLVTDLLGSPSAETIARIRNDKARRYLNGMPKKTPVPLSQKFPNADPLALRLLEKLLAFDPADRISAEEALADPYFYGLANLETEPSKQPISKLEFDFERRRLTKNDVRELIYREILEYHPQMLQEYLHGEEHISFMYPSGIDRFKQQFADLEEQEEGKKIGKGGKNSPLQRHYTSLPRERICVPIEEAVDEINDFERRTNAAIATTLRSPPRSERCNQSKTPKKDSNSIPKSHKKPDLSRSSSINTPKYVGASNRSCKEKFEQGDEMSSVLSQKLAALSS, from the exons ATGATGGAAATTTCAGAATCAGACACCATGCTTGGCAAGGAATTTTTCACCGAGTATGGCGAGGCAAGTTTGTATGAGATTCAAGAAGTTGTTGGGAAGGGAAGTTATGGTGTTGTTGCAGCTGCCGTTGATACACACACAGGGGAGAAAGttgctataaaaaaaataaatgatgttTTTGAGCATGTTTCAGATGCTACTCGCATTCTTAGAGAAATTAAGCTTCTTCGTTTGCTTAAACACCCAGACATTGTAGAAATAAAGCATATTATGCTTCCTCCTTGTAGAAGAGAATTTAAAGATATTTATGTGGTGTTTGAGTTGATGGAATCTGATCTTGATGAGGTGATCAAGGTTAACGATGATCTCACTCCTGAACATCATCAGTTTTTCATATATCAACTTCTTCGTGCCTtgaaatacatacatacag CACATGTGTTCCATCGAGATTTGAAACCCAAGAACATCCTTGCTAATGCAGACTGCAAACTGAAGATATGTGATTTTGGTCTTGCTCGTGCATCGTTTGATGATACCCCGTCAGCAATTTTTTGGACT GACTATGTAGCTACTAGATGGTATCGAGCTCCGGAACTTTGTGGTTCGTTTTTCTCTAAG TACACTCCTGCAATTGATATTTGGAGCATAGGGTGTATATTTGCTGAGATGCTAACGGGAAAGCCTCTGTTTCCTGGGAGGAATGTTGTGCACCAGTTGGATCTTGTCACCGATTTGCTTGGTTCTCCCTCTGCTGAAACCATTGCAAGG ATACGAAATGATAAGGCTAGAAGATATTTAAATGGCATGCCAAAGAAAACCCCTGTTCCTTTATCACAGAAATTCCCTAATGCTGATCCATTGGCTCTCCGTTTACTTGAAAAATTGCTCGCATTTGATCCTGCAGATCGGATATCTGCTGAAGAG GCCTTGGCGGATCCATACTTTTATGGTTTAGCGAATTTGGAAACCGAACCATCCAAGCAGCCAATTTCAAAACTtgagtttgactttgaaaggAGGAGGTTGACAAAGAATGATGTGAGAGAGCTGATTTATAGGGAG ATCCTAGAGTATCACCCACAGATGCTTCAAGAGTACCTTCATGGCGAAGAACACATAAGCTTCATGTATCCAAG TGGAATTGATCGATTTAAGCAGCAATTTGCCGATCTTGAGGAGCAGGAGGAAGGCAAGAAGATAGGAAAGGGAGGAAAAAACTCTCCCCTTCAGAGGCACTACACGTCTTTGCCAAG AGAGCGGATCTGTGTGCCCATAGAAGAAGCTGTTGATGAAATCAACGACTTTGAAAGGCGTACAAATGCTGCAATTGCCACCACCCTTCGAAGCCCACCCAGATCAGAAAGATGTAATCAATCCAAAACTCCTAAAAAAGATTCTAATAGTATCCCAAAAAGCCATAAGAAACCAGACTTGTCCAGAAGTTCTAGCATTAATACCCCCAAATATGTAGGAGCCAGCAATAGGAGTTGCAAG GAGAAATTTGAACAAGGAGACGAGATGAGCAGTGTTCTGTCACAGAAGCTGGCAGCATTAAGTTCTTGA
- the LOC122579316 gene encoding mitogen-activated protein kinase 9-like isoform X2 produces MLGKEFFTEYGEASLYEIQEVVGKGSYGVVAAAVDTHTGEKVAIKKINDVFEHVSDATRILREIKLLRLLKHPDIVEIKHIMLPPCRREFKDIYVVFELMESDLDEVIKVNDDLTPEHHQFFIYQLLRALKYIHTAHVFHRDLKPKNILANADCKLKICDFGLARASFDDTPSAIFWTDYVATRWYRAPELCGSFFSKYTPAIDIWSIGCIFAEMLTGKPLFPGRNVVHQLDLVTDLLGSPSAETIARIRNDKARRYLNGMPKKTPVPLSQKFPNADPLALRLLEKLLAFDPADRISAEEALADPYFYGLANLETEPSKQPISKLEFDFERRRLTKNDVRELIYREILEYHPQMLQEYLHGEEHISFMYPSGIDRFKQQFADLEEQEEGKKIGKGGKNSPLQRHYTSLPRERICVPIEEAVDEINDFERRTNAAIATTLRSPPRSERCNQSKTPKKDSNSIPKSHKKPDLSRSSSINTPKYVGASNRSCKEKFEQGDEMSSVLSQKLAALSS; encoded by the exons ATGCTTGGCAAGGAATTTTTCACCGAGTATGGCGAGGCAAGTTTGTATGAGATTCAAGAAGTTGTTGGGAAGGGAAGTTATGGTGTTGTTGCAGCTGCCGTTGATACACACACAGGGGAGAAAGttgctataaaaaaaataaatgatgttTTTGAGCATGTTTCAGATGCTACTCGCATTCTTAGAGAAATTAAGCTTCTTCGTTTGCTTAAACACCCAGACATTGTAGAAATAAAGCATATTATGCTTCCTCCTTGTAGAAGAGAATTTAAAGATATTTATGTGGTGTTTGAGTTGATGGAATCTGATCTTGATGAGGTGATCAAGGTTAACGATGATCTCACTCCTGAACATCATCAGTTTTTCATATATCAACTTCTTCGTGCCTtgaaatacatacatacag CACATGTGTTCCATCGAGATTTGAAACCCAAGAACATCCTTGCTAATGCAGACTGCAAACTGAAGATATGTGATTTTGGTCTTGCTCGTGCATCGTTTGATGATACCCCGTCAGCAATTTTTTGGACT GACTATGTAGCTACTAGATGGTATCGAGCTCCGGAACTTTGTGGTTCGTTTTTCTCTAAG TACACTCCTGCAATTGATATTTGGAGCATAGGGTGTATATTTGCTGAGATGCTAACGGGAAAGCCTCTGTTTCCTGGGAGGAATGTTGTGCACCAGTTGGATCTTGTCACCGATTTGCTTGGTTCTCCCTCTGCTGAAACCATTGCAAGG ATACGAAATGATAAGGCTAGAAGATATTTAAATGGCATGCCAAAGAAAACCCCTGTTCCTTTATCACAGAAATTCCCTAATGCTGATCCATTGGCTCTCCGTTTACTTGAAAAATTGCTCGCATTTGATCCTGCAGATCGGATATCTGCTGAAGAG GCCTTGGCGGATCCATACTTTTATGGTTTAGCGAATTTGGAAACCGAACCATCCAAGCAGCCAATTTCAAAACTtgagtttgactttgaaaggAGGAGGTTGACAAAGAATGATGTGAGAGAGCTGATTTATAGGGAG ATCCTAGAGTATCACCCACAGATGCTTCAAGAGTACCTTCATGGCGAAGAACACATAAGCTTCATGTATCCAAG TGGAATTGATCGATTTAAGCAGCAATTTGCCGATCTTGAGGAGCAGGAGGAAGGCAAGAAGATAGGAAAGGGAGGAAAAAACTCTCCCCTTCAGAGGCACTACACGTCTTTGCCAAG AGAGCGGATCTGTGTGCCCATAGAAGAAGCTGTTGATGAAATCAACGACTTTGAAAGGCGTACAAATGCTGCAATTGCCACCACCCTTCGAAGCCCACCCAGATCAGAAAGATGTAATCAATCCAAAACTCCTAAAAAAGATTCTAATAGTATCCCAAAAAGCCATAAGAAACCAGACTTGTCCAGAAGTTCTAGCATTAATACCCCCAAATATGTAGGAGCCAGCAATAGGAGTTGCAAG GAGAAATTTGAACAAGGAGACGAGATGAGCAGTGTTCTGTCACAGAAGCTGGCAGCATTAAGTTCTTGA